From the Helianthus annuus cultivar XRQ/B chromosome 17, HanXRQr2.0-SUNRISE, whole genome shotgun sequence genome, the window acggacttggataaaatactataatgaaaagATAACAGAATCCATACCTGAACGAGTGTCTAGAACTTCTAAAGTCTCAAGTTAAAGGTCCATCGACGTGCTCAACGCAATCTACAACGGGTAGTTTAAACTCTAATTTAAAACTATCAGACAACAATACAACTATTCGTTTTCTAAAATACCCGACCCATTATTTATTAAGTTGGctgttaactttttttttttactaatataATTGTTGTTATTATATCTATTGCTTTAAGAAATATTTGTGGATGACAAAGGCTCCATGGTTTTATGTAAGTATACAGATCACTTAAATCTTTTTAAAGAAACAATAATTGATTTGCAATATTCCTTCAAAAGTTAACTTAGTTCATTTGATGCTTTCTAGCTAAAAATACCTAGTAGTGACTTTAGAAAAATGCTCGGTAGTCATTATAAGGAAAACATCAGAGTTCTGACTCATTTACTAACCTTTATATGATCAAGAACTAATAATTAAACCATACTAGTTAACCCAATTATTGAACTTGTTGGGTTCTGAGAGTTTTGTAAAGTATCAGTTTTGGTTTCAACAAAACTTACGATAACACAGTTTGTAACCAAAAACATTTACTAAAGTTTCCAACCACAAACTATCTCTAGATATTCTTGTACAAGTATAGCAAATTTACCACCAGCTAGTATGGTTACCGGCTTATCGGAAGAGATCGAACCAGAACGGGACAATCCTAGATGAAAACGGTGGCCGCTAGGTGGTGGTGCTACGGTCACAACGGAATGCGAAGAATGGTACGGTGTTGGTCACGGTGGCGAACGGCTCTTGGCGGTAAGGTTGTGCGGCTACCGGTGGTTGTGCGGAGGCTGTCAAAGTCGTCGAAACGCAACTTGTTGCAGATCGGAGGCTACGGAGTTTACGGTGACGAACGTACATGCGACGGTCGTGGCTAATGAAATTGAGGTTTCGTGATCGTGGGCAAAGAAAGAATCTAAATTGATATAAACTGTTGAGATCGAAGAGTCATCCCAACATATCGGTGGGTTAGTTTGAATGTGATAGTGTTTCAAATCTAAAAGAAAAAGGTAGCCAAAGAGATAAGGAACGGATTGCCGCAATGTGATGAATTTCAAAACATGCTTACTTATAATTAAATGTATATTTTATTTTCcttcatttctttttttttccatTCACGTAACACACATGCATATGTAAACataaagatttttttttctttttttttattattgttatttctATTATTAATGAATTTTATATAGGTATGAATATTACACTACACAACCCACTCATCCTTAacatttcttaacaaacgaaatCCAGCTTACACAACCCACTCATCCTTAACATTTCTTAACATTTCACTTTCTTAGTTAATGGATTCTTTTCGGCCATACCTCGTAAGACTATATTGGGGCGGTGTGTTTTCCTTTGTTAACGGGGTTGTTCAGTTTGACCAATCCATGCTAACAACCTCTTTCTTTATGCGACGTAAATCGTCGTATGACGAATTGGTAGATTCAATCTGTAATCATGTTCAACTTCAGAAAGAATCGGTGCGCCTTTCATTGTTACTAGGGTACACGTTTCAGGGCATATCTCAGACAACAAAAATCTTCAACGATGATGGTATTGCAACAATGAACTATTTAGCCGAAGTATCGGAAACCAACTTCATTGCCGAGATCTATGTTCAATGGGAGGCAGTCAATCCTGTCCAACACATGAGTTTCACAAACCTTCTGCATGACATTACACAAGGTAATGTTGTTGACACCCAAGATTCTGATGAAGATGACGAGGGATACGGGCAAACAACTCAAGAACACCACTTGATGCCTCCTGTTGATAACATAGTAGGTCCGTCCTCCCAGTTTCTGGTGGGTGACAACAATAATGACGGTTTTGATGATTCGGAAAGTTGCAGCACCGAAGAAAGTTCTGAAAGTGAAGAGGCACCACCATCCGACGATGGTACTTCTGACGACGAGGCTGCAGTCAACCAACACACTGAGTTGACCCTGGCTCAGTCGAGGCCTATCATTCCAGCGACACATGACGACCCAGGCGAGGAACTTAGGGATTACATGTGTCTGGATTATGAAGATAATCCATGGACGTATGGAATCCAAAAGTAAAACAGATACGTCTCGGCATGTATTTCAAGTCAAAACAGGAGGTGGACCTTGCTATCCGAGAATGGAACATTCGCCGTGGAAGGGAAATTTTTTTGATGGATAGCAAACCAACTTTATACAAGGTTAAATGCTACACgagaaacaaaaattttaaaaacccttTCCCTCATGCTCCTTTGTGTGAATGGCGTGCAACGGCatcaaaacagaaacaccaacacCTTTGGCAAATTACCAACTGGGCGCCTGCCCACAGTTGTTATTCCACGGTGGTACGCAACAACAACAGGTGCCTTAGATCTAAGGATATCGCTGCACACATCCTGCCACAAATTCGTACAGACATTGCGTTGAAGGTGAAACACATCAGGACGCATATAAAGCAAGCGATGTCTGTCGATGTTACGTATACGAAGGCGTGGCGTGGACGAAGAAAGGCAATTGAGAGGATATATGGAACCTGGGAAAGCAACTTTCAGGAGCTGCCAAAGTACGTGTTACGGCTTCAGTCTCGAAACCCTGGTACGGTGGTTTCATGGTTTGATCATCCGCACTCGGCTCCAGGACATCCAACATTCAAATATGTTTTTTGGGCATTTGGTCCTTCAGTTCGCGTGTTTCATCTTTGCCAGCCTGTTATCTCTGTGGACGGCACACACTTGAAAGGAGGGTACCGTGGTAAGTTGTTGGTTGCGGTAACCAAAAACGCCAACAACTACATAATGCCAGTGGCGTACGCTCTAGTTGACGAAGAGACGGTTCATAGTTGGTGTTGGTTTTTCCAAAATTTGAGAGAATACGTCACCAAAGACTGTAACAGTAGAATTTGTGTTCTATCAGACCGTCATGCCGGGATAATTAATGCGATGGAGAACCTTCTGGGTTGGAGGGAACCAAACGCCTACCACCGTTATTGTCTTCGGCATGTCAGAAGCAATTTTAGTGGTAGGTTCAAGACCAAATCTCTTAGGAAGCtgtgttggatgattgggagCACAAGTCAACGAAGAAAGTATCTTTGGGCTGTGAGGGAAATGCAGCTGTTAAATCGGGGTGCTTGGAACTACCTGAACGACATCCACAAAAGCAA encodes:
- the LOC110921458 gene encoding uncharacterized protein LOC110921458, with the protein product MYFKSKQEVDLAIREWNIRRGREIFLMDSKPTLYKVKCYTRNKNFKNPFPHAPLCEWRATASKQKHQHLWQITNWAPAHSCYSTVVRNNNRCLRSKDIAAHILPQIRTDIALKVKHIRTHIKQAMSVDVTYTKAWRGRRKAIERIYGTWESNFQELPKYVLRLQSRNPGTVVSWFDHPHSAPGHPTFKYVFWAFGPSVRVFHLCQPVISVDGTHLKGGYRGKLLVAVTKNANNYIMPVAYALVDEETVHSWCWFFQNLREYVTKDCNSRICVLSDRHAGIINAMENLLGWREPNAYHRYCLRHVRSNFSGRFKTKSLRKLCWMIGSTSQRRKYLWAVREMQLLNRGAWNYLNDIHKSKWTIVHDRGNRRWGNLTTNISESMNNVLREARLLPVKALIHYTFTKDVSEYARHAQMAQSCNTPLPPRIWSRFNSCIP